The Thunnus thynnus chromosome 2, fThuThy2.1, whole genome shotgun sequence genome includes a region encoding these proteins:
- the LOC137191110 gene encoding uncharacterized protein isoform X1 — MGSPSTTTLDEVHCLWPLCSHTCCWEAEQRIHAGKPRMLKALTTCRASATAADDDRFPAVTVVNAVDWTNAGLSTEVFSLKSEDNVSKAATDALISRVASPKGARRHVKPPQLHVKNLIFLPSPEMNKSIEIKKKLKQDKARKRVLLKQTSLKSQLNQEGKGWLKVDTDPSPGRSRPGPHSDLQVKKVPAAPQCHNLVPVGQTLVATPEAKGNQQPPRSVQTLRPRKKQVVLQPVCEGMQKRHTRDEHRTSKHKLDMKAGIDGIDWESLKRQTYQWRRHTLPAESSSLEDKAEHVLDSLHPAPILSSYYQSKSLSTTGAAKCQNKAYMNEIWQCCTGFLTSKRNEGFQHIVTGTLHNSL; from the exons ATGGGCAGCCCCTCCACTACCACTCTGGATGAAGTTCATTGTCTCTGGCCTTTGTGCTCCCACACCTGCTGCTGGGAGGCTGAGCAGCGGATCCATGCAGGCAAACCTCGCATGTTAAAGGCCCTCACCACTTGCAGGGCCTCAGCAACAGCTGCTGATG ATGATAGGTTTCCAGCTGTTACTGTGGTTAATGCAGTAGACTGGACTAACGCTGGCTTGTCCACTGAGGTCTTTTCTCTTAAAAGTGAAGATAATGTCTCAAAAGCTGCTACCGATGCTCTCATTAGCCGGGTGGCTTCACCGAAGGGAGCAAGAAGACA TGTTAAGCCTCCTCAGCTTCATGTCAAGAATCTGATTTTCCTTCCCTCTCCTGAGATGAACAAATCCATTGAAATCaag AAGAAACTCAAACAGGACAAGGCAAGGAAAAGGGTTCTGTTGAAGCAAACCTCTTTGAAGTCCCAGTTGAATCAGGAAGGGAAGGGTTGGCTGAAGGTGGATACTGACCCATCACCTGGTAGATCCCGGCCAGGCCCACACAGTGACCTCCAGGTAAAGAAGGTCCCTGCCGCTCCCCAGTGTCACAATCTTGTTCCTGTGGGTCAAACTCTGGTCGCTACCCCTGAGGCTAAAGGCAACCAGCAGCCGCCCAGGTCAGTCCAGACCCTCCGCCCCAGGAAAAAACAGGTGGTTCTGCAGCCTGTCTGTGAGGGGATGCAGAAGAGGCACACCCGAGATGAGCACCGCACCTCCAAACATAAACTGGACATGAAG GCTGGAATCGATGGGATTGATTGGGAGAGTCTGAAGAGACAAACTTACCAGTGGAGGAGGCACACCCTGCCCGCTGAGTCTTCATCTTTAGAGGACAAGGCAGAACATGTACTGGACAGCCTCCACCCAGCCCCCATACTGAGCTCATACTACCAGTCCAAGAGCCTTTCAACCACAG GTGCTGCTAAATGCCAAAATAAAGCCTACATGAATGAGATATGGCAGTGCTGTACTGGGTTCCTGACATCTAAGAGGAATGAAGGTTTTCAACATATCGTTACTGGAACACTGCACAACTC ACTATAG
- the LOC137191110 gene encoding uncharacterized protein isoform X2, whose protein sequence is MGSPSTTTLDEVHCLWPLCSHTCCWEAEQRIHAGKPRMLKALTTCRASATAADDDRFPAVTVVNAVDWTNAGLSTEVFSLKSEDNVSKAATDALISRVASPKGARRHVKPPQLHVKNLIFLPSPEMNKSIEIKKLKQDKARKRVLLKQTSLKSQLNQEGKGWLKVDTDPSPGRSRPGPHSDLQVKKVPAAPQCHNLVPVGQTLVATPEAKGNQQPPRSVQTLRPRKKQVVLQPVCEGMQKRHTRDEHRTSKHKLDMKAGIDGIDWESLKRQTYQWRRHTLPAESSSLEDKAEHVLDSLHPAPILSSYYQSKSLSTTGAAKCQNKAYMNEIWQCCTGFLTSKRNEGFQHIVTGTLHNSL, encoded by the exons ATGGGCAGCCCCTCCACTACCACTCTGGATGAAGTTCATTGTCTCTGGCCTTTGTGCTCCCACACCTGCTGCTGGGAGGCTGAGCAGCGGATCCATGCAGGCAAACCTCGCATGTTAAAGGCCCTCACCACTTGCAGGGCCTCAGCAACAGCTGCTGATG ATGATAGGTTTCCAGCTGTTACTGTGGTTAATGCAGTAGACTGGACTAACGCTGGCTTGTCCACTGAGGTCTTTTCTCTTAAAAGTGAAGATAATGTCTCAAAAGCTGCTACCGATGCTCTCATTAGCCGGGTGGCTTCACCGAAGGGAGCAAGAAGACA TGTTAAGCCTCCTCAGCTTCATGTCAAGAATCTGATTTTCCTTCCCTCTCCTGAGATGAACAAATCCATTGAAATCaag AAACTCAAACAGGACAAGGCAAGGAAAAGGGTTCTGTTGAAGCAAACCTCTTTGAAGTCCCAGTTGAATCAGGAAGGGAAGGGTTGGCTGAAGGTGGATACTGACCCATCACCTGGTAGATCCCGGCCAGGCCCACACAGTGACCTCCAGGTAAAGAAGGTCCCTGCCGCTCCCCAGTGTCACAATCTTGTTCCTGTGGGTCAAACTCTGGTCGCTACCCCTGAGGCTAAAGGCAACCAGCAGCCGCCCAGGTCAGTCCAGACCCTCCGCCCCAGGAAAAAACAGGTGGTTCTGCAGCCTGTCTGTGAGGGGATGCAGAAGAGGCACACCCGAGATGAGCACCGCACCTCCAAACATAAACTGGACATGAAG GCTGGAATCGATGGGATTGATTGGGAGAGTCTGAAGAGACAAACTTACCAGTGGAGGAGGCACACCCTGCCCGCTGAGTCTTCATCTTTAGAGGACAAGGCAGAACATGTACTGGACAGCCTCCACCCAGCCCCCATACTGAGCTCATACTACCAGTCCAAGAGCCTTTCAACCACAG GTGCTGCTAAATGCCAAAATAAAGCCTACATGAATGAGATATGGCAGTGCTGTACTGGGTTCCTGACATCTAAGAGGAATGAAGGTTTTCAACATATCGTTACTGGAACACTGCACAACTC ACTATAG
- the LOC137191110 gene encoding uncharacterized protein isoform X3, translating to MGSPSTTTLDEVHCLWPLCSHTCCWEAEQRIHAGKPRMLKALTTCRASATAADDDRFPAVTVVNAVDWTNAGLSTEVFSLKSEDNVSKAATDALISRVASPKGARRHVKPPQLHVKNLIFLPSPEMNKSIEIKKKLKQDKARKRVLLKQTSLKSQLNQEGKGWLKVDTDPSPGRSRPGPHSDLQVKKVPAAPQCHNLVPVGQTLVATPEAKGNQQPPRSVQTLRPRKKQVVLQPVCEGMQKRHTRDEHRTSKHKLDMKAGIDGIDWESLKRQTYQWRRHTLPAESSSLEDKAEHVLDSLHPAPILSSYYQSKSLSTTGNFRPPFLFTRGLRDEQGSGGM from the exons ATGGGCAGCCCCTCCACTACCACTCTGGATGAAGTTCATTGTCTCTGGCCTTTGTGCTCCCACACCTGCTGCTGGGAGGCTGAGCAGCGGATCCATGCAGGCAAACCTCGCATGTTAAAGGCCCTCACCACTTGCAGGGCCTCAGCAACAGCTGCTGATG ATGATAGGTTTCCAGCTGTTACTGTGGTTAATGCAGTAGACTGGACTAACGCTGGCTTGTCCACTGAGGTCTTTTCTCTTAAAAGTGAAGATAATGTCTCAAAAGCTGCTACCGATGCTCTCATTAGCCGGGTGGCTTCACCGAAGGGAGCAAGAAGACA TGTTAAGCCTCCTCAGCTTCATGTCAAGAATCTGATTTTCCTTCCCTCTCCTGAGATGAACAAATCCATTGAAATCaag AAGAAACTCAAACAGGACAAGGCAAGGAAAAGGGTTCTGTTGAAGCAAACCTCTTTGAAGTCCCAGTTGAATCAGGAAGGGAAGGGTTGGCTGAAGGTGGATACTGACCCATCACCTGGTAGATCCCGGCCAGGCCCACACAGTGACCTCCAGGTAAAGAAGGTCCCTGCCGCTCCCCAGTGTCACAATCTTGTTCCTGTGGGTCAAACTCTGGTCGCTACCCCTGAGGCTAAAGGCAACCAGCAGCCGCCCAGGTCAGTCCAGACCCTCCGCCCCAGGAAAAAACAGGTGGTTCTGCAGCCTGTCTGTGAGGGGATGCAGAAGAGGCACACCCGAGATGAGCACCGCACCTCCAAACATAAACTGGACATGAAG GCTGGAATCGATGGGATTGATTGGGAGAGTCTGAAGAGACAAACTTACCAGTGGAGGAGGCACACCCTGCCCGCTGAGTCTTCATCTTTAGAGGACAAGGCAGAACATGTACTGGACAGCCTCCACCCAGCCCCCATACTGAGCTCATACTACCAGTCCAAGAGCCTTTCAACCACAGGTAACTTCAGACCACCATTTCTATTTACCAGGGGGCTACGAGATGAGCAGGGCAGCGGTGGAATGTAA